From Paraglaciecola sp. L1A13:
TTACGTGACGCATTGTTAAGCGTATCGATTCCCTTTATCGAAGTGCATTTATCGAATGTTCATGCCCGCGAGCCTTTTCGTCATCATTCTTATTTGTCAGATGTGGCACTAGGCGTTATTTGTGGTATGGGTGAGCAAGGCTATGCTTTTGCTTTGAGCGCTGCACAACAACATATAAATAGTAAACCTAATTAGTTGCCGTGGTCGGTTTGCTGCCGGTCGCTTATGTATACAAATCAAAAAGAGATAACATCATGGATATACGTAAAATAAAGAAACTCATTGAGTTAGTTGAAGAATCAGGCATTTCCGAGCTTGAAATTACCGAAGGTGAAGAATCTGTGCGCATTCATCGCAGCGGCCAACCGGCAGCTCAAGTACAATATTCTGCGCCTATCCAACATGCTGCACCTGCAGCGGCACCGCTAGTTGAAGCCGTGCCTGTTGTCGCTGAAACTAGTGGCCACCGTGTAAAATCACCTATGGTGGGTACGTTCTACCGTTCATCTTCTCCTGGCTCGAAAGCATTTGCTGAAGTTGGTCAAAGTGTCAAAGTAGGCGACACTTTATGTATTATTGAAGCAATGAAAATGATGAACCAGATTGAGTCAGATAAATCTGGTGTGATTAAAGAGATTTTAGTCGACAACCAAGAGCCGGTTGAATTCGATCAACCCCTATTCATCATTGAATAAGCAGGTTACTGATAATGCTTGATAAAGTACTGATTGCCAATCGCGGTGAAATAGCACTTCGCATCTTGCGTGCCTGTAAAGAACTGGGCATCAAGACAGTTGC
This genomic window contains:
- the accB gene encoding acetyl-CoA carboxylase biotin carboxyl carrier protein; this encodes MDIRKIKKLIELVEESGISELEITEGEESVRIHRSGQPAAQVQYSAPIQHAAPAAAPLVEAVPVVAETSGHRVKSPMVGTFYRSSSPGSKAFAEVGQSVKVGDTLCIIEAMKMMNQIESDKSGVIKEILVDNQEPVEFDQPLFIIE